A genomic stretch from Scheffersomyces stipitis CBS 6054 chromosome 6, complete sequence includes:
- a CDS encoding predicted protein → MFDIPESVKKLFDTFPLTTYPAIPKTTSGNDEFIEEKKFYFENEKQSQISTNASFSLGVHNVVEFKGQDGKRKYIPSDPVSLGQALILCHKNKLKLPTTSSTNRSCNSIMKVSFHASPDKQLPILIEDDKQSRTIRTISSIIETVAKSNFQKHPYLDAELLVLNDFIDLKLFDLWILCLLNENIDRFDEIFDIDSKLDLSFVAKSLVINNIYSEVEHWRAFRTRNPNLFDYMELLLSTN, encoded by the coding sequence ATGTTTGACATTCCCGAGTCGGTTAAGAAATTATTTGATACGTTCCCATTGACTACTTACCCTGCTATACCGAAAACGACTTCGGGAAACGATGAATTCAtagaggaaaagaagttctACTTTGAGAACGAAAAACAAAGTCAAATCTCAACCAACGCATCGTTCAGTTTAGGTGTTCACAACGTTGTGGAGTTCAAAGGTCAGGATGGAAAGAGGAAGTACATTCCTTCGGATCCTGTTTCGTTGGGCCAGGCTTTGATTCTATGCCATaagaacaaattgaaactCCCAACTACTAGTAGTACGAACAGATCCTGCAACTCAATAATGAAAGTATCATTCCATGCTTCGCCTGACAAGCAATTGCCGATCTTGATAGAGGACGACAAACAGAGCAGAACCATaagaacaatttcaagtatTATTGAAACTGTGGCAAAGTCAAATTTCCAGAAGCATCCCTATTTAGACGCTGAGCTTTTGGTTCTAAACGATTTCATagatttgaagttgtttgaCTTATGGATATTGTGCCTTTTGAACGAAAACATTGACCGTTTTGATGAGATCTTTGATATCGATTCTAAACTTGATTTGCTGTTTGTAGCCAAGAGTCTTGTTATCAATAATATCTACAGCGAAGTGGAACATTGGAGAGCTTTCAGAACAAGAAACCCCAATTTGTTTGACT